The Coprobacillus cateniformis DNA window ATCCCAATTCCTAATAGAACATTTTCTCTCATAACTCCAAGCCCTGCGATAAGGATGACAGATTGCAGAAATGCTGTTAAACAGATTCCCACAACCTGTTTGCACCACTGAATAAATCCATCTGTATATCCTCTCACTATAGAAAACATATAAAGCGATCCTACTACAACAGTAATCAAGAGGATTCCTCCTCTTTTCAGATTGGCGAAAAAGACCTTGATAATGGAATAGCCCATCATAATAAGAAGAAATATAAGCAGTCCTGTTCCTACTTTTAGACTGCTGATAGCTGTCAGTGACTGTTCTGCTGAAACACCAATTGACTTTCCACCAATTAAAGAAGCCATATCTTTTGTGAGAGTCAGTTGTAAGGAAATACAGAATTTATAGAGTTCTATAGGCAATACTGTAAAAAGAGAAACAGCCATAAAACCTTTGATAGCATTAAGGGAAGCACCTTTTACACTTCACCTGCCATTTTGATATTCTATCGCTATTTCAAAGACGGCTACAACCAGTCCAGTCGCAAATAAAGCCCAGCCAAACAATCTAAAAATTTCAACAATCGCTTTGATAAAATCATAACTGAATAGTTCTGCTCCCATGTTACCCATCATCGAAAAAAATTCACTTAAAAATTCCAATGTCTTTTCATATATCCAGTCAACGATCTGCCCCATGACCGTATCAGCCACAAAATCCCATAAAAACATTTTCTTTTACCTTTTTTCTTATAGGATGTTCCAGATATAATTAGGAGCAGTTAAAGTAAAACACAAACATCCAAACAGTATAGCTGGAGCTGTCCATTCAAACTGCCCCTGTTTTCTGTAATCGAAATATGCCATACCCAGCTTCACAAAAAAGAAAACTGCAAGGATCAGATCAATAACAGGAAAGACAACATTATTCACGACATTCTTGATTTGGGTTTCAGCACTCTTCCATGCATTTTGAATAACTCCAGATACATTTCCAGCAGCATATGTTGGCTGTATCA harbors:
- a CDS encoding DUF3852 domain-containing protein, giving the protein MIKLLENKKVRLLLCVLLVMLIAVVVIQPTYAAGNVSGVIQNAWKSAETQIKNVVNNVVFPVIDLILAVFFFVKLGMAYFDYRKQGQFEWTAPAILFGCLCFTLTAPNYIWNIL